Proteins co-encoded in one Gadus morhua chromosome 6, gadMor3.0, whole genome shotgun sequence genomic window:
- the gbp gene encoding glycogen synthase kinase binding protein, whose amino-acid sequence MPCRKENYIFLEQSVTVDSKEVDALVTKIGEALQLHNNSTGGQKTMACLHHGVSVDTNAGLKHAGGSVTNVGFAMQQKRGGQGCCMRLRNRSHRSSRASPYGVPVSGDQEWNHIKPWNKKRLTAAEDDDPHRLLQELILSGNLIKEAVRRLQFPAAECGDFSAGSDSVSC is encoded by the coding sequence ATGCCTTGTCGGAAGGAGAACTACATCTTCCTGGAGCAGTCCGTCACCGTGGACTCCAAGGAGGTGGACGCGCTGGTCACCAAGATCGGCGAGGCGCTGCAGCTCCACAACAACAGTACGGGGGGCCAGAAGACCATGGCGTGCCTCCACCACGGGGTGTCAGTGGACACCAACGCCGGCCTCAAACATGCCGGCGGTAGCGTCACCAACGTCGGCTTCGCAATGCAGCAGAAGCGGGGCGGCCAAGGCTGCTGTATGCGGCTGAGGAACCGGTCGCACCGCAGCAGCCGGGCCAGTCCCTACGGCGTCCCCGTGTCCGGGGACCAGGAATGGAACCACATCAAGCCGTGGAACAAGAAGCGGTTGACGGCGGCGGAGGACGACGACCCGCACCGGCTCCTCCAGGAACTCATACTGTCGGGGAACCTCATCAAGGAGGCCGTGCGGAGGCTGCAATTCCCCGCTGCGGAGTGTGGAGATTTCTCGGCAGGATCAGACTCTGTGTCGTGCTGA